The following coding sequences lie in one Paroedura picta isolate Pp20150507F chromosome 10, Ppicta_v3.0, whole genome shotgun sequence genomic window:
- the LOC143820030 gene encoding uncharacterized protein LOC143820030, with the protein MIRCTLHLAPPFCSATSESNMESSSQASSVPATGRGPTWRDAEIRDLIGIFSEEKIQDAFQSSHRNREVFEQVAIKMRALGHNRTGLECRSKTKTMRAEYMRAVNHNKGSGNEKVTCPYFEEQRQLYGDGEGAGRPKRVGRSLKVVRKPAAPVEEPPAEEDPGEGTSSSFRPPPPVQQRPAELVTVDLMAIAPGEPEEVPDQTPLASETQMPGTVVLESPAAVAEDSDSGASTNVDFIPGTQEEEERGVAGPPALHRRIHIQDGERA; encoded by the exons atgatccgttgcaccctgcacctcgcaccaccattttgctcagctactagcgaaagcaacatggaatcctcttctcaagcctcgtccgtccctgcaaccggccgtggcccaacttggagggacgcggagatcagggacctgatcgggattttctcggaggagaaaatccaggacgcgttccagtcctcccacaggaatagggaggtcttcgaacaagtggccattaagatgcgtgccctgggccacaacaggaccggccttgaatgccggtcgaagaccaaaacaatgagggcagagtacatgcgtgccgtgaaccataataagggttccggcaacgaaaaggttacctgcccctacttcgaggagcagcgccagctgtacggagacggggaaggagccggcaggccgaagcgcgtcgggaggagccttaaggtggttcggaagccggctgccccggtcgaggaaccacccgctgaggaggatcccggcgagggaacctcgtccagctttcggcctccaccccccgtccagcaacgaccagcggaattggtcacggtggacctgatggccatcgctcctggggagccggaggaggttcctgaccaaacgccccttgcctccg agacacagatgcctgggacggtggtcctagagtcccctgcagcagtagcagaggacagtgattctggggcatccacaaatgttg atttcatacccgggacacaggaggaggaggagcgtggggtggctggacctcctgccctgcacaggcggatacacatacaagatggtgagcgtgcatga